Proteins found in one Lycium ferocissimum isolate CSIRO_LF1 chromosome 6, AGI_CSIRO_Lferr_CH_V1, whole genome shotgun sequence genomic segment:
- the LOC132060818 gene encoding protein MANNAN SYNTHESIS-RELATED 1-like, whose product MAVDPRQVLADVLTITMFVMLGDMIKRAHFDALPVDSEISIHGTRKQSLVGGPWKEDGKSLNSCWTKPVLEEADESQGYVTFSLTNGPEYHVSQIADAEVIARYLHATLVLPDIRGTEPGDKRKFEDVYDVEQFVKSLDGVVKVAKSKPSKVSGRNLAVVKVPSRVTEEHIDVNIEPIFRSKGNIRLATYFPSVNMKKTKENSNIDSTACLGMFGTLELQPEVNGVVESMMERLRTLSRKSNEQFIAVDLRADILEKKSCQGNSASKSKSCYGPQEIAMF is encoded by the coding sequence ATGGCTGTGGATCCGAGACAAGTCTTGGCTGATGTTCTTACTATCACTATGTTCGTTATGCTTGGAGATATGATCAAAAGGGCCCATTTTGATGCCCTTCCTGTGGATTCAGAAATATCAATTCATGGTACCAGAAAGCAAAGTCTAGTTGGTGGGCCTTGGAAAGAGGATGGGAAATCTCTAAACTCATGTTGGACTAAACCAGTTCTCGAGGAAGCTGACGAATCACAAGGATATGTTACCTTCTCGCTCACTAATGGTCCTGAATATCACGTCTCTCAGATTGCTGATGCAGAGGTAATAGCAAGATATCTGCACGCAACTCTTGTACTCCCAGACATAAGGGGAACCGAACCTGGTGATAAAAGGAAATTTGAAGACGTCTATGATGTTGAGCAGTTTGTGAAAAGCCTTGATGGGGTGGTAAAAGTAGCTAAATCTAAGCCATCAAAAGTCTCGGGAAGGAATCTAGCAGTTGTGAAGGTTCCTAGCAGAGTTACTGAAGAACACATTGATGTTAACATCGAGCCAATTTTCAGATCAAAGGGGAACATAAGGCTAGCGACGTATTTTCCATCAGTAAACATGAAAAAAACGAAAGAGAATAGCAACATCGACTCAACTGCATGTTTGGGGATGTTTGGAACTCTAGAGCTTCAGCCTGAAGTTAATGGAGTAGTTGAGTCTATGATGGAGCGCTTAAGAACTTTGAGTAGGAAGTCAAATGAACAGTTTATCGCGGTGGATCTAAGGGCTGATATATTGGAGAAAAAGAGTTGCCAAGGAAACAGTGCTTCTAAATCAAAGAGTTGCTATGGTCCACAAGAGATAGCTATGTTTTGA
- the LOC132059820 gene encoding NAC domain-containing protein 2-like, which produces MVGKNSPEHLPPGFRFHPTDEELIMYYLRNQANSKPCPVSIIPEVDVYKFDPWELPEKAEFGEKEWYFFTPRDRKYPNGVRPNRAAVSGYWKATGTDKAIYSGSKYVGIKKALVFYKGRPPKGIKTDWIMHEYRLSESRSQPTRPNGSMRLDDWVLCRIYKKKNLGRAMEMMKVEEDTQQPEIMSTVNPVEVVAASGQQTLKLPRTCSLSHLLEMDYFGSISQLFDDNSYNGVSQNTLMTNVNGHVPQAMEKFQLGEVSHQNNPNSFLNQPIFVNPAFQFQ; this is translated from the exons atggttggcAAAAATAGCCCCGAGCACCTTCCTCCTGGATTTAGATTTCATCCTACTGATGAGGAGTTAATCATGTATTATCTTCGAAATCAAGCCAACTCGAAACCTTGTCCCGTTTCAATCATCCCTGAAGTTGATGTCTACAAGTTCGATCCCTGGGAATTGCCTG AGAAAGCTGAATTTGGAGAAAAGGAATGGTACTTCTTTACCCCTCGTGATAGGAAGTATCCAAATGGTGTTAGGCCAAATAGAGCAGCTGTATCAGGTTATTGGAAGGCTACTGGCACAGATAAAGCAATCTATAGTGGATCAAAATATGTTGGTATTAAAAAGGCACTTGTGTTTTATAAAGGAAGGCCCCCTAAGGGTATCAAGACTGATTGGATTATGCATGAATATCGATTGAGTGAATCGAGGTCTCAACCAACTAGGCCAAATGGCTCCATGAGG TTGGATGATTGGGTACTTTGTAGAATttataagaagaagaatttggGAAGAGCTATGGAGATGatgaaagttgaagaagacaCACAACAGCCTGAAATAATGAGTACTGTTAATCCAGTTGAAGTTGTGGCTGCTAGTGGACAACAAACATTGAAACTGCCAAGGACTTGTTCACTATCCCATTTATTAGAAATGGattattttgggtcaatttcACAACTATTTGATGACAATTCATACAATGGTGTAAGCCAAAATACATTAATGACCAATGTTAATGGACATGTGCCTCAAGCCATGGAGAAATTTCAGCTAGGGGAAGTGTCACACCAAAATAATCCTAATAGCTTCTTGAACCAGCCAATTTTTGTGAATCCAGCCTTCCAATTTCAGTGA